The genomic window AGCTGGGATATGGCTTTCTTCATCTTTGGACTTTGCGATCATGTCATCCACGTAGACCTTaatttccttgtgcatcatatcatgaaaaAGTGCTACCATTGCCCTTTGGTATGTTGCTCCAGCATTCTTCAATCCGAATGACATTACTTTATAACAGTAAGTTCCCCATGGGGTGATAAATGTTGTCTTTCTCTTATCTGCTTCAgccattttaatttgattataaccGGAGAAACCATCCATGAAAGAGTAAGTGGAACTCTTAGCAGCATTATCTACCAACACGTCTATATGAGGTAACAGGAAGTCATCCTTCGGGCTTGCTCTATTCAAATCCTGAAAATCCACGCATACCCTGATTTTGTTGTCCTTCTTAAGAACAACCACAATGTTAGACACCTATTCAGAATATTCTACTACCTCCAAGAAACTTGCATCCCACTATCTTGTTATCTCTTCTTTTACCTTGAGCAATACATCAGGTATTGTCCTTCTTAGCTTTTGTTTGACTGATCGGCAACCCTCAATCAAAGGTAACTTATGCACTACTATTTCAGTATCCAAACCGGGCATGTCAGCATATGACCAAGCAAAAATATCCACATACTCCTGCAAGAGGGCGACCAATTCACTCCTTATATCTGTAGTGATCAACATCCCTATTTTCAACTCCTTTTTGTCATGCTCGGTACTTACGTTTATTAATTCTAATTCCTCTCTTGCCAGCTCCCATGCATGTTCGGATTTTTTATAAGCTTCTTGAACTCCTTAATGTCATCCTCACCATCTTCTTCCTCATCCATTGAAGTTATAGTTTTATCAAAATTAGGCCAATTATTCTCAATGCAATGGGTTTGTAAGTTTATCGTTGTCCCGCTTTCAGATTCCCTGAAAGCAGAAAGTGCCTTTGTTATGAGTGCATAATGGAAAAGGTGAAACTAGAAGGCATGATGAAGGGAAAAACAaagcatgatctcattaaaacttgaaatgatagaagggctcaaaacaaaatcttgTTGCCAATATCTTGAGCCACGATTACTGGCAATGCAAATTTATTCAAACAAAATGCAGCAATAATAAAAAGCAAGCAACCAACAAATGTTtactttttaaagataattggGACTTCTTGAATTTCCCAATTGTTCAACTCTTCCCCTTCAGCTAATCTTCTCACCAACTCAAGTAGACCATCCTCTAGAGCACTCACAGTTAGTTGGGGTAATTCTTCATAGGGGCTTTCTTCGTCTTCAAAACCCCCTTGGGGTTCTTGTTTGTTGATCTCTTCCAAATAGTGGATGGTAGCATCGCTAAATTCTTTGTTCATCCTCTCAATTTCACCCCCAGCATTGATCACTTGTGCGGGTCGTGGGAACATTACGTGGATTGGAGGGATCTGGATTCGGCCTTCATTAGGTTCCCTTCCTTCGATTCAAGCCAACCTCCTTTCTCTTTTAAACTCGGCCACTCTTTTGAAATCTTCCTTTCTAGGTTTAAAACCTAAACCGAACCTCTGATCGGCACATTTCATCTTTATTACATTGATCCTCTCGGGCATTCCTGTGATAGGGTCATACTGGAATGGCAGTCCATGCTTCAGAAAATATTTAGCAGCCATCCTTGCAGCCTCAGAAACCTCTGGTTTCCTTCGCACTGTATTCTCAGGTACCCATTCAGCATTTACTACCTCAAATGCATGTAGGTTTCCGTCCTTACTCTCTTCAGCCTCTATATAAGGAATCGACACGTTTCTCACCATGGTTAAATCCTCTTCAGCCCTTACTGTCACCAAGTTCCCATTGATGATAAACTTAACTCGTTGGTGTAATGAAGATGCAACGGCTCGTGCTGCGTGGatccaaggtcttcctaacaacatgTTGTATGTGGGATGAATATCCATCACTTGTAAAGTTACTTGGAATGGTTGGGGGCCAATTACAAGCTCAACATCAATATTTCTCATAATCGGCCTTGGCGAACCATCATATGCTCTAGCTGTCATGGTACTTGGTTTCATATGAGAGACATCAACTGGCATTTTATCAAGCACATGTCTTGGCAACACATTCAAAGCGGAACCATTATCTATCAGCACCTTGGCGATCACACAATCCTTGCATTTCACAGTGATATATAATGGCTTATTGTGACCAGTTCCTTCATGATCCAATTCATCATCTGTGAAGTAGAGATAGTTAGTAGCTTGAATCCTTCCTACCAAATGTTCTATAGAATCCTGTGTGATATCTTGAGGAACATATGCTTCGTTAAGGACCTTCTGGAGAGTGTTCCTATGCAACTCTGAACTCAAAACTAATGACAATAGAGAGATCCTGGCGGGGGTCTTTTTCAACTGGTCCACCACACTATATTCACTATGCTTCATTAGCTTCAAGAACTTGTTAGCCTCCTCATCACTCACTGGTTTGTTGACCTCATCCATCTTGGCCAATTCCACCACATTCTTCCCTTTTGCCCTCTTTTGATCTTCTAGCTCTTCAGGAGTATAGCACCTTCCACTTCGGGTTAACCTCCCAATTTCAACATGAAAAGTAGGAGCTGGTCTCGTGGTATGAAAAgaataaccataattataaggtATGGTATTATAATTCCCACTAACTGTGCTTGTAGGTCTAGCCAAAATCATTCTTGGGGGTCCTCCCTCCGTTGGTTGATATCTAcagacttcaattttttttgtcgaAACCAGTCATGGTTCCTACTAGGTTTTCTTCGGACGCCTCTATCCTCAATACTCCCAATGTCATCATGTCTTCTACTTTCACCTGAAACTCTTTACAAGAGTTTATATGATGTCCCATATGCTGGTGATACTCACAATATTCCCCCTTATTCTCTCTGGCTTGCTTTTTGATGGGTGTTTTGAGGTACCCCGTTTGCTCCAACATTTTGTACAAACTTTCCATTGACAACCTTAAGACATTAGTacccctctcttcttctttcaaagCATTCACCCCTCCACTTCTAGAAGCATGGTGCGGTAGCGGGTTGGATTTTACGTTTGGAAAATCATCAAAGGAAATCCAACCTGCTTTGATGAGTTGGAGGATTCTCCTTTTGAAAGCCAAACAACCGTCAATATTATGGCTGGTGATACCAGCATGGTACTCACATTTCTGGTCTGGTTGGTACCATTGAGGAAAAGGTGGTTGCAAAGGTGTTAAATGAACAGGTGTTACTTGGCCAATGCTAAGCAATCTTTGATACATTTCACTAAGAGGCATGGGAAGTGGGGGCAGTTCTTCTTGGTTTGCGGGGAAGCTTCTGCGTGGGTGAAATGTGTTGTTTTGACGGTACGAGATATTTTGggtatttgtttggttttttagataAGGCGAAGTGAAATTTATGTTGGATGTGGGAGGAATGGTCATGAGTGGCCTAAAATTATGCTTTCTTCCCTTACCTTCACCTTCGACGTTGTGGATGTTAGCCTCTTTCTTGCATCCAACAAAACCCCTTTTTTCACTAGGGTTTATGATCCTACCCATTCGAATGGCTTGTTCGATTCGTTCAGCTATAACAACCAAATCAGAGAAGCTTTGTGCAGAACTTCCAACCAAGTACTCAAAGTATGGTGCTTTAAAAGTATTGGAGAACACACCTATCATTTCCTTCTCCAATAATGGCGGATTAACCTGTGCTGCCGTTTCGCGCCACCTTTGTGCATACTCCCTTACGGATTCCTTATGACCTTTCTCCAATGAATGCAAGCTTGATCTATCAGGGGCTATGtctatattgaacttatattgctTAATAAAGGCATCGACTAGATCTTTCCATCCCCTTATCTTGGTGTTATCCAAATGCATGTACCAAGTGAGAGCAACATCACTCAAACTATCCTGGAAGAAATGGATTAACAACTTCTCATCTTGCACTAACTCGGCCATCTTATTGCAATATGACTTAAGGTGGGTTATTGGACATTGAGTTCCAGTGTATTTGATGAATTCTGGCACCCTAAACTTCTTAGGAATGACTACGTTAGGTACCAAACCTATCATCACTCAAAAATTGATGTTTGCTGTTTTTAGAACACAGGCATGTTGTATGGAAGGGCTAGAATATTCTTAGAATGGTAATTAATTTTAGGACACAATATAAGTTCATTTTGGGATTACAAGTGTTCTGTTTTGAATTTCATTGTTGTTTACACTGCTGGTTGTTTTACGTACTTGTATGTGAACTACACTTCCATCGAATGTTACGCAAATTATTAGCATGttataattcataatatttGCTTTCAAATATGTTATCCAAATATGAATGGAAGGTCCTGAAACTAAGGAATAAAGCTGCTTGGAATAAAGAAATGTTGCATGTCTTTTGTGATCGTTGCATCAAGGCCATCGACGTGGGAATGAGACCAAATACTTATTTCGACAAAGCTAGTTGGAAATATTTGTTGACATCTTTCAAAGAACAAACTGGTCATGCATTCACCAAGACACAACTGAAGAATAAATGGGATGGCTGCAAAAAGGATTGGAGGATATGGACGAACCTCATTTTTGAAACTGGTGTGGGATGGAGTAATGAATTAGGGACAATTTCTGCAAGTGATGAGTGGTGGAAAGCAAAAATTCAGGTTATTTGTCTGTATCCttaatctttaatttgtttaaatctcAGTTTAGTAATTACTAAATTATTTGAAGTTGcattaaataatttcatttgttCTGTATAGGAAATAAAAGGAGCAAAAAAATTTTGGCAATCTAGTATCGAACTGTCTTTACATTTGAAGTTTGACAGAATGTTCTCGAACATTGTTGCTACTGGAGAGTATGCATGGGCACCATCGTCTGAAGTCCTCTGTGATGACAATGTTGGTGTTGCTGAGGATCAAAATGCCAATGATGAACGACCTGATTTGAAAGAAGGAAGCGGTGATTCAGAAGAGGATGGAATTCCAAATTTCACCGAGGATGTTTGCAACATGGTTAGAGGGGTTAATATGTCAAGCAGTAGCAACACACGTAgtagaggaaagagaaaagaaagagaatgtCTTGACGTTCAAGctgggggaaaaaaaaaggttctagAATTGGGATGCAACTATTGTCACGGTGGGATGAAATGGTTGACAACATGTCAAACAATAGTGATTTAACATCTATCAGTAGAGATAGGAAAGGATGCAGTATTCTTGAGGTTATGACCAAGCTTCACTCAATTGAAGGAGTTCATATCGGTGATGATTTTCATGGGTTTGCTAATGAGTTGTTAGGTTTTAGAAGGAATAGAGAAATGTGGTCAACTATGGGTAGTCTTGAAAACAAGATGAAATGGTTGCAGATAATGTATACACGACGTAAAGCTCCATAGACTGAGAAGTATATATTGATCCCGAATGCATGCTTTCATTTATTTGTTGGTAATGTTATTATCTAAATTgttatttaacatatttttaaatttcttgtcaattatttaaatttggaGAGATCTGAAGATGATATGGagtgataaattcatttatgttGGTTTGGGatcatatttgtaattttaacaaTTCACATCTGACATGGAGACATTGTCTACATGTTCCATTTGTCGGTTATGGAGcattaatatttgttattttcatgttaAGGACTGTATATTAATGTAGTTAAAAGTTATAGTGTTATTCGATAATTGTTGAGTATTATGAATTGTGATTTGGAAAATTACTATGTATGTAATATTAATGCCATATGACGTGGACAATGCTTTTAGATGTTACAAAATATACCTGTTTGAATGCCAATGGTTGACAATGCGACaatttgtaattataaattatattgctcagaaaattcaattataaatctatttataaaaaaaatcagctttttcttggttttagtTTGGGTTAATGTAAACTGTAGTCTAGAAGCAATTTGAACGATGAAAATCCTTGTTCAGGACTTCAGGCATCAGAGCTGGTCAGTCGGTGAGAACTTTCCATGTATGTTATCATCAAAAGTGGGTTTCTTTGAAGATATTATGTAGTTaatagcatagttattaaatccggaccggcccggcgggtcgacccggtgggtggaccggtccgggttagGAAAAAGACCGGTGAGTGTAAAAAACCGGCATGACCAGGTTGACCTGGCAGGTCGACTCGGCCAAACCCGGACGCGACCCAGTGTTTGTAATGCATAAACTGCCATTTGCGAAATCAAAGCTCGATCCATGAAcaccaatcaacctaatatttaaATCTCGCAAAAATTAACAGATTTGAGTTAAACTCAGAAACGAAACACATAAAAcctaaataacaaaatttgtaagTTACAACTGACTCAAGAAAGTGCACctgaatcaaaacaaaacaaaacaaaacaaaacagagcaAATAGGGTTTGAGCTATCAAATCTTCCATTTACCCTGTGATCTGCGTCGAAGGCGAGAGTAGGAGAGAGGAAGGGATCGAGCAGTGGTTGCTGAGGACATGTCGATCACTGGTGAATGTGGGATCTGATGGTGATTGATcgaatcaaaatcaattttttctcttaaatcttttttcaaaaacggGGGGCG from Populus trichocarpa isolate Nisqually-1 chromosome 5, P.trichocarpa_v4.1, whole genome shotgun sequence includes these protein-coding regions:
- the LOC127905334 gene encoding uncharacterized protein LOC127905334; protein product: MLHVFCDRCIKAIDVGMRPNTYFDKASWKYLLTSFKEQTGHAFTKTQLKNKWDGCKKDWRIWTNLIFETGVGWSNELGTISASDEWWKAKIQFDRMFSNIVATGEYAWAPSSEVLCDDNVGVAEDQNANDERPDLKEGSGDSEEDGIPNFTEDVCNMSRSNLNDENPCSGLQASELVSR